One genomic segment of Ignavibacteriales bacterium includes these proteins:
- a CDS encoding DUF3800 domain-containing protein, with protein sequence MKYRLYIDESGNPDLEHADDPRYRFLGLTGIIMRLEYAASVAVPELEKIKKTYFSYHPDEPVVFHRKELVNKAPPFEALRNKETEKQFNEQLLAFFNTLEFVTLTVVIDKKMQRDLYKVWRYDPYHYCLAVTLERYIHFLEGENAKGDAMAESRGGKEDMRLKRSFEKLYIEGTDFVGADRFANSLTSRQLKVKPKANNIAGLQVADLIAHPSQRYALLQHKKIVDDREIFGDKIAEILVHSKYYRSKAGSIEGYGIKVLP encoded by the coding sequence ATGAAATACCGTCTTTACATTGATGAATCCGGCAATCCAGATCTTGAACACGCCGACGATCCTCGGTATCGTTTTCTTGGACTTACTGGAATCATTATGAGACTTGAATATGCTGCCTCAGTTGCGGTTCCGGAACTTGAGAAAATAAAGAAAACTTATTTTTCATATCATCCGGATGAACCAGTTGTTTTTCACAGAAAAGAACTCGTTAATAAAGCCCCTCCGTTTGAAGCGCTGCGAAATAAAGAAACCGAAAAGCAATTCAATGAGCAACTCCTGGCATTTTTCAATACACTGGAATTTGTTACGTTGACAGTTGTCATCGATAAAAAAATGCAACGGGATCTCTATAAAGTATGGCGATATGATCCGTATCATTACTGTCTCGCAGTAACACTTGAACGGTATATCCACTTCTTAGAAGGTGAAAACGCAAAAGGGGATGCGATGGCGGAATCAAGAGGCGGTAAAGAAGACATGCGTCTGAAACGATCATTTGAGAAACTCTATATTGAAGGAACAGATTTTGTTGGCGCAGATCGTTTTGCAAATAGTTTGACAAGCAGACAACTTAAAGTAAAACCAAAAGCGAATAATATAGCAGGATTACAAGTTGCAGACCTTATAGCGCACCCAAGCCAGAGGTACGCGTTATTGCAGCATAAAAAAATAGTCGATGACCGTGAAATATTTGGGGATAAGATTGCAGAAATCCTCGTTCACTCAAAATACTACAGAAGTAAAGCGGGTAGTATCGAAGGGTATGGAATTAAAGTTCTTCCATAA